The following coding sequences are from one Triticum dicoccoides isolate Atlit2015 ecotype Zavitan chromosome 4A, WEW_v2.0, whole genome shotgun sequence window:
- the LOC119286342 gene encoding transcription factor LHW-like isoform X1, which produces MAVGEALRRLCEEIGWSYAVFWKAIGAADPVHLVWEDGYCGHTPCPAGSEASQARAAELGCSAAVDSICSLVRKDMAEQVHVVGEGTIGRVAFTGSHQWIIHGTADDHGLSSEVASEMHYQFRAGIKTIAIIPVLPRGVLQLGSTGVVVENTSFVMHAKKLCSQLNQRSSMAASASVKSTSNQSRPLHGASNIQAADNSFSQFPVMREQYRRSDSATASSSKSLNASLFEAAQQNGLTGREHIVYGKPNDMFLQQASYCDSRLGSNTLSAAISSDLVPSSLASVEQQQMLMNTIGQLEFGSGADLARSALLKSLLYRNPFMHETSDMKLSHGRVGLSQGTTGHGSYGFLPGSAGVVSTTLCTSSQVSEQGSHSSSGMLRQKQPPVSCNVPQSSEFTMKMVRQERSSESALPVSSQSDAQVSNCLNGISQENLLSRSGHMQKDQNANRANDTRVAVSTQGVKNVDGCMLPAMPSETAHSLLLQPTWDNDLFDIFGSEFHQLGHNVDANLVSSCDAKSHSLDRDAAEPSICLDSSSLFSSLDNDFPCSGIFSLTDTDQLLDAVISNVNPSSKQSSDDNASCKTALTDIPNISHFGLEELKQCDSSGIPSTVIKNESTQIVRQPYYFDKTEDGCLSQNNGAQKSQIRLWIENGQNMKCESASASNSKGLDTQSKSNRKRSRPGESSKARPKDRQLIQDRIKELREMVPNGAKQCSIDALLEKTVKHMLFLQSVTKHADKLKDSTESKILGSENGPVWKDYFEGGATWAFDVGSQSMTCPIIVEDLDRPRQMLVEMICEDRGIFLEIADFIKGLGLTILRGVMEARKSKIWARFTVEANRDVTRMEIFLSLVRLLEPNCDGSGAVENPNSVNMPLGLVRQPVIPATGGIQ; this is translated from the exons ATGGCGGTCGGGGAGGCGCTGCGGCGCCTCTGCGAGGAGATCGGCTGGTCCTACGCCGTCTTCTGGAAGGCCATCGGCGCCGCCGACCCCGT GCATTTGGTGTGGGAGGACGGCTACTGCGGCCACACGCCATGCCCCGCCGGATCTGAGGCTTCTCAAGCCAGGGCCGCTGAGCTCGGGTGTTCTGCTGCTGTTGACAGCATTTGCTCACTCGTTCGGAAGGACATGGCCGAGCAGGTTCATGTCGTGGGAGAAGG GACCATCGGCCGTGTTGCCTTCACTGGCAGTCATCAATGGATCATCCATGGTACTGCGGATGATCACGGGCTCTCATCCGAG GTTGCTTCTGAGATGCATTATCAGTTCAGAGCTGGCATTAAG ACTATTGCGATTATTCCTGTCCTACCACGCGGCGTGCTACAATTAGGCTCTACTGGTGTG GTTGTGGAGAACACAAGTTTTGTGATGCATGCAAAGAAATTGTGCTCTCAGCTGAACCAGCGATCAAGTATGGCTGCATCTGCTTCAGTAAAAAGTACTTCGAATCAGTCGCGTCCTCTGCATGGTGCCTCAAACATCCAAGCCGCAGACAATTCCTTCAGTCAATTCCCAGTGATGCGTGAACAATACAGACGCTCTGATAGCGCAACTGCGTCAAGTAGCAAATCACTAAATGCATCTTTGTTTGAGGCTGCACAACAGAATGGTCTAACTGGTAGAGAGCATATTGTCTATGGCAAGCCTAACGATATGTTTTTACAACAAGCGTCTTATTGTGATAGTCGACTTGGAAGTAATACACTGAGTGCTGCAATAAGTTCTGATTTGGTCCCATCAAGCTTGGCATCAGTGGAGCAACAGCAAATGCTGATGAACACCATTGGACAGTTAGAATTTGGTAGCGGTGCAGATTTGGCAAGGAGTGCACTGCTAAAATCGCTTTTATACCGAAATCCTTTTATGCATGAAACTAGTGACATGAAGCTGTCACATGGAAGAGTTGGCCTATCCCAAGGGACTACTGGTCATGGGAGTTATGGTTTCCTCCCTGGAAGTGCCGGAGTAGTCAGTACTACCTTATGTACATCAAGTCAAGTATCAGAACAAGGAAGCCATTCCAGTTCAGGAATGTTACGGCAGAAGCAACCTCCAGTTTCTTGTAATGTTCCCCAATCTTCTGAATTCACCATGAAAATGGTGCGCCAAGAAAGGTCATCTGAAAGTGCTCTACCTGTATCTTCTCAATCTGATGCTCAGGTTTCTAATTGCTTGAATGGCATTTCCCAAGAGAATCTATTGAGTAGGTCAGGTCATATGCAGAAAGATCAAAATGCAAATAGAGCAAATGATACACGTGTTGCTGTGAGCACACAAGGTGTGAAGAATGTGGATGGTTGCATGTTGCCAGCTATGCCCAGTGAGACAGCTCACTCATTGCTTTTGCAGCCAACATGGGATAATGACTTATTTGATATATTTGGTTCTGAATTTCATCAGTTGGGTCATAATGTGGATGCTAATTTGGTGTCCTCCTGTGATGCAAAATCTCATAGCTTAGACAGAGATGCAGCTGAACCCTCGATTTGTCTTGATTCTTCTTCACTCTTCAGTTCACTAGACAATGACTTCCCCTGTTCCGGGATCTTCTCACTAACTGATACTGATCAATTACTGGATGCTGTCATCTCAAATGTCAACCCCAGCAGTAAGCAGAGTTCTGATGACAATGCTTCTTGCAAGACTGCATTGACTGACATTCCAAACATTTCTCATTTTGGTTTGGAAGAGTTAAAGCAATGTGACTCCTCTGGCATTCCTTCAACGGTAATCAAGAATGAGTCCACACAGATTGTTAGACAACCATATTACTTTGATAAGACTGAAGATGGTTGTCTTTCCCAAAATAATGGAGCACAGAAATCCCAGATACGTCTTTGGATTGAGAATGGTCAGAACATGAAATGTGAAAGTGCATCAGCTTCTAACAGCAAAGGCCTTGATACACAAAGCAAGTCAAATCGAAAGAGATCTCGACCTGGAGAGAGTTCTAAGGCACGGCCAAAGGATCGACAGCTGATACAGGATCGTATAAAGGAGCTCCGAGAAATGGTGCCTAATGGAGCTAAG CAGTGCAGCATTGATGCTTTGTTGGAGAAGACAGTTAAGCACATGCTCTTCTTGCAAAGCGTTACAAAGCATGCAGACAAGCTCAAGGATTCTACTGAATCTAAG ATACTTGGCAGTGAGAATGGTCCTGTATGGAAAGACTACTTTGAAGGTGGTGCAACCTGGGCCTTTGATGTTGGCTCTCAGTCTATGACATGTccaatcatcgttgaggatcttGACAGACCACGTCAGATGCTTGTGGAG ATGATTTGTGAGGATAGAGGCATCTTCTTGGAGATAGCTGATTTCATCAAAGGACTTGGATTGACCATCCTGAGGGGTGTAATGGAAGCACGTAAAAGTAAAATTTGGGCCCGCTTTACTGTTGAG GCAAACAGGGACGTTACCAGAATGGAGATCTTTCTCTCGCTTGTACGGTTATTGGAACCCAACTGTGATGGCAGCGGAGCAGTAGAGAATCCCAACAGTGTAAACATGCCTCTTGGTTTGGTTCGCCAACCTGTCATCCCGGCAACAGGTGGTATCCAGTGA
- the LOC119286342 gene encoding transcription factor LHW-like isoform X2, with product MAVGEALRRLCEEIGWSYAVFWKAIGAADPVHLVWEDGYCGHTPCPAGSEASQARAAELGCSAAVDSICSLVRKDMAEQVHVVGEGTIGRVAFTGSHQWIIHGTADDHGLSSEVASEMHYQFRAGIKTIAIIPVLPRGVLQLGSTGVVVENTSFVMHAKKLCSQLNQRSSMAASASVKSTSNQSRPLHGASNIQAADNSFSQFPVMREQYRRSDSATASSSKSLNASLFEAAQQNGLTGREHIVYGKPNDMFLQQASYCDSRLGSNTLSAAISSDLVPSSLASVEQQQMLMNTIGQLEFGSGADLARSALLKSLLYRNPFMHETSDMKLSHGRVGLSQGTTGHGSYGFLPGSAGVVSTTLCTSSQVSEQGSHSSSGMLRQKQPPVSCNVPQSSEFTMKMVRQERSSESALPVSSQSDAQVSNCLNGISQENLLSRSGHMQKDQNANRANDTRVAVSTQGVKNVDGCMLPAMPSETAHSLLLQPTWDNDLFDIFGSEFHQLGHNVDANLVSSCDAKSHSLDRDAAEPSICLDSSSLFSSLDNDFPCSGIFSLTDTDQLLDAVISNVNPSSKQSSDDNASCKTALTDIPNISHFGLEELKQCDSSGIPSTVIKNESTQIVRQPYYFDKTEDGCLSQNNGAQKSQIRLWIENGQNMKCESASASNSKGLDTQSKSNRKRSRPGESSKARPKDRQLIQDRIKELREMVPNGAKCSIDALLEKTVKHMLFLQSVTKHADKLKDSTESKILGSENGPVWKDYFEGGATWAFDVGSQSMTCPIIVEDLDRPRQMLVEMICEDRGIFLEIADFIKGLGLTILRGVMEARKSKIWARFTVEANRDVTRMEIFLSLVRLLEPNCDGSGAVENPNSVNMPLGLVRQPVIPATGGIQ from the exons ATGGCGGTCGGGGAGGCGCTGCGGCGCCTCTGCGAGGAGATCGGCTGGTCCTACGCCGTCTTCTGGAAGGCCATCGGCGCCGCCGACCCCGT GCATTTGGTGTGGGAGGACGGCTACTGCGGCCACACGCCATGCCCCGCCGGATCTGAGGCTTCTCAAGCCAGGGCCGCTGAGCTCGGGTGTTCTGCTGCTGTTGACAGCATTTGCTCACTCGTTCGGAAGGACATGGCCGAGCAGGTTCATGTCGTGGGAGAAGG GACCATCGGCCGTGTTGCCTTCACTGGCAGTCATCAATGGATCATCCATGGTACTGCGGATGATCACGGGCTCTCATCCGAG GTTGCTTCTGAGATGCATTATCAGTTCAGAGCTGGCATTAAG ACTATTGCGATTATTCCTGTCCTACCACGCGGCGTGCTACAATTAGGCTCTACTGGTGTG GTTGTGGAGAACACAAGTTTTGTGATGCATGCAAAGAAATTGTGCTCTCAGCTGAACCAGCGATCAAGTATGGCTGCATCTGCTTCAGTAAAAAGTACTTCGAATCAGTCGCGTCCTCTGCATGGTGCCTCAAACATCCAAGCCGCAGACAATTCCTTCAGTCAATTCCCAGTGATGCGTGAACAATACAGACGCTCTGATAGCGCAACTGCGTCAAGTAGCAAATCACTAAATGCATCTTTGTTTGAGGCTGCACAACAGAATGGTCTAACTGGTAGAGAGCATATTGTCTATGGCAAGCCTAACGATATGTTTTTACAACAAGCGTCTTATTGTGATAGTCGACTTGGAAGTAATACACTGAGTGCTGCAATAAGTTCTGATTTGGTCCCATCAAGCTTGGCATCAGTGGAGCAACAGCAAATGCTGATGAACACCATTGGACAGTTAGAATTTGGTAGCGGTGCAGATTTGGCAAGGAGTGCACTGCTAAAATCGCTTTTATACCGAAATCCTTTTATGCATGAAACTAGTGACATGAAGCTGTCACATGGAAGAGTTGGCCTATCCCAAGGGACTACTGGTCATGGGAGTTATGGTTTCCTCCCTGGAAGTGCCGGAGTAGTCAGTACTACCTTATGTACATCAAGTCAAGTATCAGAACAAGGAAGCCATTCCAGTTCAGGAATGTTACGGCAGAAGCAACCTCCAGTTTCTTGTAATGTTCCCCAATCTTCTGAATTCACCATGAAAATGGTGCGCCAAGAAAGGTCATCTGAAAGTGCTCTACCTGTATCTTCTCAATCTGATGCTCAGGTTTCTAATTGCTTGAATGGCATTTCCCAAGAGAATCTATTGAGTAGGTCAGGTCATATGCAGAAAGATCAAAATGCAAATAGAGCAAATGATACACGTGTTGCTGTGAGCACACAAGGTGTGAAGAATGTGGATGGTTGCATGTTGCCAGCTATGCCCAGTGAGACAGCTCACTCATTGCTTTTGCAGCCAACATGGGATAATGACTTATTTGATATATTTGGTTCTGAATTTCATCAGTTGGGTCATAATGTGGATGCTAATTTGGTGTCCTCCTGTGATGCAAAATCTCATAGCTTAGACAGAGATGCAGCTGAACCCTCGATTTGTCTTGATTCTTCTTCACTCTTCAGTTCACTAGACAATGACTTCCCCTGTTCCGGGATCTTCTCACTAACTGATACTGATCAATTACTGGATGCTGTCATCTCAAATGTCAACCCCAGCAGTAAGCAGAGTTCTGATGACAATGCTTCTTGCAAGACTGCATTGACTGACATTCCAAACATTTCTCATTTTGGTTTGGAAGAGTTAAAGCAATGTGACTCCTCTGGCATTCCTTCAACGGTAATCAAGAATGAGTCCACACAGATTGTTAGACAACCATATTACTTTGATAAGACTGAAGATGGTTGTCTTTCCCAAAATAATGGAGCACAGAAATCCCAGATACGTCTTTGGATTGAGAATGGTCAGAACATGAAATGTGAAAGTGCATCAGCTTCTAACAGCAAAGGCCTTGATACACAAAGCAAGTCAAATCGAAAGAGATCTCGACCTGGAGAGAGTTCTAAGGCACGGCCAAAGGATCGACAGCTGATACAGGATCGTATAAAGGAGCTCCGAGAAATGGTGCCTAATGGAGCTAAG TGCAGCATTGATGCTTTGTTGGAGAAGACAGTTAAGCACATGCTCTTCTTGCAAAGCGTTACAAAGCATGCAGACAAGCTCAAGGATTCTACTGAATCTAAG ATACTTGGCAGTGAGAATGGTCCTGTATGGAAAGACTACTTTGAAGGTGGTGCAACCTGGGCCTTTGATGTTGGCTCTCAGTCTATGACATGTccaatcatcgttgaggatcttGACAGACCACGTCAGATGCTTGTGGAG ATGATTTGTGAGGATAGAGGCATCTTCTTGGAGATAGCTGATTTCATCAAAGGACTTGGATTGACCATCCTGAGGGGTGTAATGGAAGCACGTAAAAGTAAAATTTGGGCCCGCTTTACTGTTGAG GCAAACAGGGACGTTACCAGAATGGAGATCTTTCTCTCGCTTGTACGGTTATTGGAACCCAACTGTGATGGCAGCGGAGCAGTAGAGAATCCCAACAGTGTAAACATGCCTCTTGGTTTGGTTCGCCAACCTGTCATCCCGGCAACAGGTGGTATCCAGTGA
- the LOC119286343 gene encoding BEL1-like homeodomain protein 1, giving the protein MAAYYHGGAGTDIHQAGSDGLQTLYLMNPSYGNGSYGDAGPSGANMMLLNSAVSSMTPASFGGHQASPPPGQHFVGIPLQAPPSGYNLWTPATTGIADVMSPPTQQAHGVSAVLSLSSRETPPVTVASIAGDEGRYHLGASTAASQGQVVMNSKYLRAAQELLDEVVSVSKGVDDVDTKAKSAASVKKKEDSEGLSGGGGEEGASGAKGGAPAPEMSTAERQELQMKKGKLVNMLDEVEQRYRQYHQQMASVSSSFEAVAGAGSARTYTALALRTISRQFRCLRDAIASQVRAASRALGEDCDAEGLGGGLGGGRGVGSRLRYIDHQLRQQRALQQLGMMQSSAWRPQRGLPERSVSILRAWLFEHFLHPYPKDSDKIMLAKQTGLTRSQVSNWFINARVRLWKPMVEEMYLEETKEHQQQQDGGDDKGRPSGSGPAGGKSSSNADGVDDGTPRSMARAAAGAGTSEGGGTVQASLLELAGDHQAHAGFYDEEGEDGGLRRGFKKARAAGLEQQPPAAFDFGALHHAQAAAAAAAAAARQQHDEVSHRELLMKFMESGGAAGARDHHHHQQDEDGAGGGYSLFAPGPYGQFGADQSFAFAGAGQHGGVSLTLGLPHGAGDQTAFLMGGGSSNGADSGGSGAAGYDMNMQTTKSFAAQLMRDFVA; this is encoded by the exons ATGGCAGCGTACTACCACGGCGGCGCCGGCACGGACATCCATCAGGCCGGCAGCGACGGCCTGCAAACACTGTACCTCATGAACCCAAGCTACGGCAACGGCAGCTACGGGGACGCCGGGCCCTCCGGGGCCAACATGATGCTCCTCAACTCAGCGGTGAGCTCCATGACCCCGGCGTCCTTCGGCGGCCACCAGGCGTCGCCACCGCCGGGGCAGCACTTCGTCGGCATCCCTCTCCAGGCGCCCCCCTCGGGCTACAACCTGTGGACCCCGGCCACAACAGGCATCGCCGACGTCATGTCGCCGCCGACGCAGCAGGCTCATGGCGTGAGTGCCGTGCTCAGCCTGTCGTCCCGCGAGACGCCGCCGGTCACGGTGGCCTCCATCGCCGGCGACGAAGGGAGGTACCACCTTGGGGCGTCGACCGCGGCGTCGCAGGGGCAGGTGGTGATGAACTCCAAATACCTCAGGGCGGCGCAGGAGCTGCTCGACGAGGTGGTGAGTGTGAGCAAGGGCGTGGACGACGTGGACACCAAGGCGAAGAGCGCTGCGTCGGTCAAGAAGAAGGAGGATTCGGAAGGcctttccggcggcggcggggaggaaggCGCCAGCGGGGCCAAGGGCGGCGCGCCAGCGCCCGAGATGTCGACGGCGGAGCGGCAGGAGCTGCAGATGAAGAAAGGCAAACTGGTTAACATGCTTGACGAG GTGGAGCAGCGGTACCGGCAGTACCACCAGCAGATGGCGTCGGTGTCGTCGTCGTTCGAGGCAGTGGCCGGCGCCGGGTCGGCGCGGACGTACACGGCGCTGGCGCTGCGCACCATCTCGCGGCAGTTCCGCTGCCTCCGCGACGCCATCGCCTCCCAGGTGCGCGCCGCCAGCCGCGCCCTGGGCGAGGACTGCGACGCCGAGGGGCTCGGCGGCGGGCTCGGCGGCGGTCGCGGCGTCGGGTCCCGGCTCCGGTACATCGACCACCAGCTCCGGCAGCAGCGCGCGCTGCAGCAGCTGGGAATGATGCAGAGCAGCGCGTGGCGCCCGCAGCGGGGCCTCCCCGAGCGCTCCGTCTCCATCCTCCGTGCATGGCTCTTCGAGCACTTCCTCCACCC ATACCCCAAGGATTCGGACAAGATCATGCTCGCCAAGCAGACCGGCCTCACCAGGAGCCAG GTGTCGAACTGGTTCATCAACGCGAGGGTGAGGCTGTGGAAGCCGATGGTGGAGGAGATGTACCTGGAGGAGACCAAGGAGCATCAGCAGCAGCAGGACGGCGGCGACGACAAGGGGAGGCCGTCCGGGTCCGGCCCCGCCGGAGGAAAGAGCAGCAGCAACGCGGACGGCGTGGACGACGGCACTCCGAGGTCCATGGCCAGAGCGGCGGCTGGGGCCGGGACGTCGGAGGGCGGCGGCACCGTCCAGGCGTCcttgctcgagctcgccggagaccACCAGGCGCACGCGGGGTTCTACGACGAGGAGGGTGAGGATGGCGGGTTGCGGCGCGGCTTCAAGAAGGCGAGGGCGGCCGGCCTCGAGCAGCAACCGCCGGCGGCGTTCGACTTCGGCGCGTTGCACCACGCGCAGGCGgccgcggcggccgcggccgccgcAGCGAGGCAGCAGCACGACGAGGTGAGCCACCGGGAGCTGCTCATGAAGTTCATGGAgagcggcggcgcggcgggcgcgagggaccaccaccaccaccaacaggaCGAGGACGGGGCCGGCGGCGGGTACTCCCTGTTCGCGCCGGGGCCGTACGGGCAGTTCGGCGCCGACCAGTCGTTCGCGTTCGCCGGGGCCGGGCAGCACGGCGGCGTCTCGCTCACGCTCGGCCTCCCCCACGGCGCCGGCGACCAGACGGCGTTCCTCatgggcggcggcagcagcaacggcgccgacagcggcggcagcggcgccgcCGGCTACGACATGAACATGCAGACCACCAAGTCCTTCGCGGCTCAGCTCATGAGAGACTTCGTGGCATAG